Sequence from the Acidobacteriota bacterium genome:
CTGCCGTGGGTTGGGGGTGTGTGGTTCGTAATGCTTCCAGCGCCACCAGGGCCTGGGCATATTCAAGTGCGTTCTGGGTCAGTTCAACGGCGGTATCGTCACAACAATGCTCGCGTTCCTGACGGATGTCGCGGGAAAACCACCACACCGCGGGATGGTAGAAAAGCAGGGCTTCGGCCAGAGATTGGACCCAATTCACCAGATAGTCATGGCGGCGAATATGCGCCAGTTCGTGCAGCAAAATTGCTTCAAGCTGCTGGGACGAAAGTCCGGTAATGGCACTAGCCGGGATTAAAATGACTGGTTTAACCGAACCAAACGTGATGGGGGATTCAACCAGCGTTGAAACCAGCGTCTGAATCTTTCGGTTCAGGTTCAGCCGCTGCTGGAGTTTGGAAAGGGTGGGTTCAAATACAGGCGGAAGCGGAGATACCCCAACCCGGCGCAATCGTTGAATCAAATACAACCCGCGCCCAAGGCGACTCAATTGCACTCCGACTCCGAGCACCCAAAAAAGTGCCAGCCAGGGCGTAAGCTGGGCGCCAAGTCGCTGGAGCAAGGTTGGGTTTGGATCAGTAATGGTTGTCGTTTCAGCAATTGTGGCCAGCGCCGCCGGAGCGGGCAGTTTTTGGGAAGCAAAATCCAACTCGTCACCCGCAAACAGTTCGGCTTGAATCGGAATCTTCCCACCCGAGGTTGTGCCGTTGAACCAGCCTGGAAACTGGTACCCAAACGTCGCCACCGGCAATACCAGCATCAACAACAATGCCGAACCAGCCAGTGCGTATTTGATCTGGGCTGACGCCCGCCGGACGATATATTTGGCCAGGGCATACCCGGCGGCAATCACCACTCCCTGCCAAATCGAATGAAGCAAGGTCCACCCGAGCGCCAAAACCAGCGGGTGCGTGCTGAATTCATTCAAACCGATCATGATGGCTTTCCTTTCTGGTTGGCCTCGACGTCATCAAGCAGTTTCCTGATTTCAGCCAGCTCTTTGGCTGAAGCGGATTTGGTTGACAACGCGTGGAGTACCAGTTGCCTGGCTGAACCGTCAAATAACCGTTCCATGAGATCGGAAACGATTTTTCGCTGGGTTGATTCGCGCTCAATGGCTGCTCGATAAACGTGCGCCCGTTGTTGCTCGTCACGCTGAACTAACCTCTTTTCAGTCATAATCTGGAGCGTTTTCAAAACTGTGGTATACATCGTTGGTTTGGTTTGGTTTAATGCTTCGTGGACTTCGCGGACAGTGCTCGGTCCGCGCTCCCATAAAATTTTCAGCAGTTGTAGTTCCGCATCGGTTGGACGTAGGTCTTTGAATTCAGTCATATTTGGGTTGAGGGTTCAGGATTCAGGGTTTATCGTTTTTCCTGCTTCAGCTTTTCTTCAGCGATCCAGGCCCATTTCTCTGAGACGAATTTGGGAAGTGTGGGTTCTTCACGATATTTCCCGCCTCTGGTGATGGCCCAGCGTTGCAGCCACGAAATACCGTTAGCGCCGATGTAGGTATCAGGCAATTGATAGGCTTTGTCCTGTAGCGCTTCCTCCAGGGAAATGAATTTATATCCACGTCGTTTCATCATTTCGACCACTTTGCCGAAATGGTCGGCATTGAGCAAATTGGCGTGCAGGAGCAAAATCTGGCGCACTTCATACCCGACAACCTCACGGGACAGTTTCTCGTGAAACTCGAAAACCCGTTCCAGATAGGGCACATACGCTTCTGCCACTCGTCGCATTGTTTCGGTATCGCCGCGTTTCTGGGCATCGGCATAGACACCCGCAAACAGCCAGTCGGAATTGTCAATCGTGACGGGAGCAACGGTATAGCCACGTTCCGCCAGAAATTTCTCAAAGGCGGTCTTCGTTGCTGTATCCAGCCCGGTGCTCAAAAAAGGATGGCGGAAGTAGCGCAATGTCATGCCTTTTTCAGCCAGTAGCTTCCTGGTAACCGGTTCGCCCTTGAGAACATTTTCCTCGAATTCAGCCAGTGGTTTCTTGAAAAAGTAGGGATGTGAATAGGTATGATTTCCAAGTTCGAACCCGGCATCCGTCCAGAGTTTCAGAACTCGGGTGCGAGCGGCTTTTTCGTTCTCGACTTCCAGCTTGCCTTCATTGACAAACCCAACCACCGGGATTTCATGGTCGGTGAATGTTTTGAGAAGACGACGAGTAAGTGTTTCAAGTGGCTGAACTTCAAGTTTTTCCGGTGATGGCAGGTCGTCAAACGTCACTGCAACAAATCGCTGTTTTTTCTCAACCGGCTTCCCTGGTCCGGCGGCCAGCGTGGGCAGAATAAAGGAGATGGCAAAACAAAGGAAAAGAATTGGTTTGAGTTTCATGGTTTCGTTTTTGATGTGTTTTGAATTGCGGGTTGGGAGCTGAGCAAGCTACCTGTTATTTCGTACGAAGCATATAGTACGAAAATCATCGTAGATGTCAATTCCTTTTTTTCCAGGTTTCGGGTTTCTGAATTTAAGTACCTTACCGAAAATTCCAAGACATTTTGAACCACGAAACACACGAAATACACGAAAAGAATCAAACACTTACCAAATTCAATATCTCAGGAAGCTTATGACAAAGTACTTATGTCCTTTTCGTCCCTTTCGTCTCTTTCGTCCTTTTTGTCTTTTTTGCCCTGAACCCTGAACCCCAAACCCCGAACCCCGTATTTCATTGATCTTTTTTCCGATTTCGACGTTTCCGAATCCGACTCTGCTCCAGCTTCATTCCAAGGCAGAGCCTCACTCTTCACAAAATCCAATTCAGTTCATCAGTTTCAAAGAAAGGAGCAGCTCTGGTGCTCGGTGCGTCACAGGCCGAGTTCATTGCTTGTGTTTATAAATGAACAGATTTTTTCTGGCACTTGTGCTGATTTTGATCGCTGCCGCCACGACGTGGGGGCAAACCAATCCGCCCCTTCTCATGCGCTCTCCGACGGTGAGCCGCACCCAGGTTGTCTTTGTTTTTGCCGGTGATTTGTGGACCGTTTCCCGGGATGGCGGGGAAGCCACCCGACTGACCACCGGGGTCGGAACGGAAACCACGCCGTTGTTTTCACCCGATGGCCAGTGGGTCGCTTTTACCGGCGAATATGACGGAAATATTGATGTCTTTGTCGTTTCCGCCAAAGGTGGTGTTCCCAAACGCATTACCTATCATCCAGCCAATGATATTCTGGCCGGATGGACACCAGATGGAAAAAATTTACTGGTTTCCTCAGACCGCAACACCATCAATGGACGCACCAACCAGTTGTATACCATTCCGGTTGATGGGGTGACGCCGACGCTGATTCCACTGCCGATGGCGTTTGAAGGCTCTTTTTCGGCGGATGGGTCGCAACTGGCCTATGTCCCAGTTCCACGGGCCTTCCGGGCCTGGAAACGCTATCGGGGCGGACTGGCGGCCTATATCTGGATCGCCAACCTGGCGGATTCAAGCGTGGTCAAAATCCCGCGTGAAAAATCAAATGATTTCAACCCGATGTGGATCGGCGACAAAATCTACTTTCTGTCTGACCGCACCGGCCCGGTGACCT
This genomic interval carries:
- a CDS encoding BlaI/MecI/CopY family transcriptional regulator, with the protein product MTEFKDLRPTDAELQLLKILWERGPSTVREVHEALNQTKPTMYTTVLKTLQIMTEKRLVQRDEQQRAHVYRAAIERESTQRKIVSDLMERLFDGSARQLVLHALSTKSASAKELAEIRKLLDDVEANQKGKPS
- a CDS encoding polysaccharide deacetylase family protein, which encodes MKLKPILFLCFAISFILPTLAAGPGKPVEKKQRFVAVTFDDLPSPEKLEVQPLETLTRRLLKTFTDHEIPVVGFVNEGKLEVENEKAARTRVLKLWTDAGFELGNHTYSHPYFFKKPLAEFEENVLKGEPVTRKLLAEKGMTLRYFRHPFLSTGLDTATKTAFEKFLAERGYTVAPVTIDNSDWLFAGVYADAQKRGDTETMRRVAEAYVPYLERVFEFHEKLSREVVGYEVRQILLLHANLLNADHFGKVVEMMKRRGYKFISLEEALQDKAYQLPDTYIGANGISWLQRWAITRGGKYREEPTLPKFVSEKWAWIAEEKLKQEKR